In Pseudomonas sp. GCEP-101, one DNA window encodes the following:
- a CDS encoding class I SAM-dependent methyltransferase — protein MDEARLNEFMGKLVTDMGGAAMLANIILGEELGLYKAMADGHWLSPAQLAERSGCNARLLREWLSAHAASGYMEHQDGTFRLPEEQAMALAIEDSPVYVAGGASVVAALYHDKDKLVAAMRGDGGLAWGDHHPCMFSGTEKFFRPGYRAHLVAEWLPALDEVVGKLERGAQVADVGCGHGASTIVMAQSFPASNFVGFDYHQPSIDVANQRADQAEVATRARFQRASAKDYPGNAYDLICFFDCLHDMGDPVGAAQHARQALKPDGTVLLVEPFANDHLEDNQNPVGRLFYAASTFICTPNSLSQEVGLGLGAQAGEARLRQVFEEAGFSRFRRAAQTPFNLILEARP, from the coding sequence ATGGACGAAGCCAGACTCAACGAGTTCATGGGCAAGCTGGTCACCGACATGGGTGGCGCGGCAATGCTCGCCAACATCATCCTGGGCGAGGAACTGGGCCTCTACAAAGCCATGGCCGATGGCCACTGGCTCAGCCCGGCGCAACTGGCCGAGCGCAGCGGCTGCAACGCCCGCCTGCTGCGCGAATGGCTCAGCGCCCACGCCGCCTCCGGCTACATGGAGCACCAGGACGGCACCTTCCGCCTGCCCGAAGAACAGGCCATGGCGCTGGCCATCGAGGACTCGCCGGTCTACGTCGCCGGCGGCGCCTCGGTCGTCGCCGCGCTCTACCACGACAAGGACAAGCTGGTCGCCGCCATGCGTGGTGACGGCGGCCTGGCCTGGGGCGACCACCACCCCTGCATGTTCTCCGGCACCGAGAAATTCTTCCGCCCCGGCTACCGTGCCCACCTGGTGGCCGAGTGGCTGCCGGCGCTGGACGAGGTGGTCGGCAAGCTCGAACGCGGCGCCCAGGTGGCGGACGTCGGGTGCGGCCACGGCGCCTCCACCATCGTCATGGCGCAGTCCTTCCCGGCCTCGAATTTCGTCGGCTTCGACTACCACCAACCGTCCATCGATGTGGCTAACCAGCGCGCCGACCAGGCCGAGGTCGCCACGCGCGCCCGCTTCCAGCGCGCCAGCGCCAAGGACTACCCCGGCAACGCGTACGATCTGATCTGCTTCTTCGACTGCCTGCACGACATGGGCGACCCGGTAGGCGCCGCGCAGCACGCGCGCCAGGCGCTGAAACCGGACGGCACGGTGCTGCTGGTGGAACCCTTCGCCAACGACCACCTGGAGGACAACCAGAACCCGGTCGGCCGGCTGTTCTACGCCGCCTCCACCTTCATCTGCACGCCCAACTCGCTGTCCCAGGAAGTGGGCCTGGGGCTCGGCGCGCAGG
- a CDS encoding DUF3772 domain-containing protein — translation MRETFVRACSRVLLMLTLSLAGAGAVLADEPTDVQAGDTIQLPELPEDAGVDQLSARLELIRQRVSADSDDGLLSNLRQSALAVQARAEQNATDIGAALSRTEDQLKVLGPATPNEAQSLSKQRNDLTDAQKDLQKQLARANQLDKDAQDLAAQIVNLRRSQFNSQIATRYPPPLSPRFWSTLIRPTDDDLTRLQSMRAQIGSAFATTWQPEHRWPFVASLLVAVMLWIPGRRLLEQLLTKAMIRWIPVGRLRRSALAVAVSLATILTLGGGATVIHEGMNWHEQLSGNMANLGDQMLSLVIFCTFTAGLGRALLAVQRPSWRLPDLPDPVATALSPFPWLMAWLLLVLGTLDRINSASGASLALTVAVNGITALATAVLYGIALYRYRRARREAEGHETSALAGILVLAMLVTVLLIVLALVTGYLSLAYFFAGKLLWASVVCATGYLLTTLFVDLCEVLLSPRQPIGERLAQNLGVDPRHQAQFATLLTGAGRTLLVLSTLLIAFSTSGTSPGELLQGLVQLVESGQSLGRLNIVPQDILLALGTLAAGLFGLRLLKRWLADELLPETNMDAGMRASLVTLVGYIGMVILVLLVLSALRINLTSLTWVVSALSVGIGFGLQAIVQNFISGLILLTERPVKVGDWVSLTGGVEGDIRRINVRATEIQMSDQSTVIVPNSQFISQNVRNVTMGSALGVVGINLTLPLDTDVQRVRELMLKAYTEHENIVETPAPSVTFKDLSATGLTLAASGNVSSPRAVYSTKSDLLFTIFSGLREAGISLSTPQNLILQRPQVARTEDTAAPQVGDDAGANPAP, via the coding sequence ATGCGGGAAACCTTCGTACGCGCCTGCAGCCGCGTGCTGCTGATGCTGACCTTGTCGCTGGCCGGCGCCGGCGCCGTGCTGGCGGACGAGCCGACCGACGTCCAGGCCGGCGATACCATCCAGTTGCCGGAGCTGCCCGAGGACGCCGGCGTCGACCAACTCAGCGCCCGCCTGGAGCTGATCCGCCAGCGCGTCTCCGCCGACAGCGACGATGGCCTGCTCTCCAACCTGCGGCAGTCGGCGCTGGCCGTGCAGGCCCGCGCGGAGCAGAACGCCACCGACATCGGCGCGGCGCTGTCGCGCACCGAAGACCAGCTCAAGGTGCTCGGCCCGGCGACGCCCAACGAGGCACAGAGCCTGAGCAAGCAGCGCAACGACCTGACGGATGCGCAAAAGGACCTGCAGAAACAGTTGGCGCGCGCCAACCAGCTGGACAAGGACGCCCAGGACCTCGCCGCACAGATCGTCAACCTGCGCCGCAGCCAGTTCAACTCGCAGATCGCCACGCGCTACCCGCCGCCGCTGAGCCCGCGCTTCTGGTCGACCCTGATCCGCCCCACCGACGATGACCTGACGCGCCTGCAGTCCATGCGCGCGCAGATCGGCAGCGCCTTCGCCACCACCTGGCAACCGGAGCACCGCTGGCCCTTCGTTGCCAGCCTGCTGGTCGCGGTGATGCTGTGGATTCCCGGCCGGCGCCTGCTCGAACAACTGCTGACCAAGGCGATGATCCGCTGGATTCCGGTCGGCCGCCTGCGCCGCAGCGCCCTGGCGGTGGCGGTCAGCCTGGCCACCATCCTCACCCTCGGCGGCGGCGCCACGGTGATCCACGAGGGCATGAACTGGCACGAGCAGCTCAGCGGCAACATGGCCAACCTGGGCGACCAGATGCTCTCGCTGGTGATCTTCTGCACCTTCACCGCCGGCCTTGGCCGCGCACTGCTCGCCGTGCAGCGCCCGTCCTGGCGCCTGCCCGACCTGCCCGACCCGGTGGCCACCGCCCTGTCCCCCTTCCCCTGGCTGATGGCCTGGCTGCTGCTGGTGCTGGGCACCCTCGACCGCATCAACAGCGCCAGCGGCGCCAGCCTCGCGCTGACCGTGGCGGTCAACGGCATCACCGCCCTGGCGACCGCCGTGCTGTACGGCATCGCGCTGTATCGCTACCGCCGCGCCCGCCGTGAAGCCGAAGGGCATGAGACGTCCGCGCTGGCGGGCATCCTCGTGCTGGCGATGCTGGTGACCGTGCTGCTGATCGTCCTGGCGCTGGTCACCGGCTACCTGTCGCTGGCCTACTTCTTCGCCGGCAAGCTGCTCTGGGCCAGCGTGGTGTGCGCCACCGGCTACCTGCTGACGACGCTGTTCGTCGACCTCTGCGAAGTGCTGCTGTCGCCGCGCCAACCCATCGGCGAACGGCTGGCGCAGAACCTCGGCGTCGACCCGCGCCACCAGGCACAGTTCGCCACCCTGCTGACCGGCGCCGGGCGCACGCTGCTGGTGTTGTCGACCCTGCTGATCGCCTTCTCCACCTCCGGCACCAGCCCCGGCGAGTTGCTCCAGGGGCTGGTGCAACTGGTGGAGAGCGGCCAATCCCTGGGCCGCCTGAACATCGTCCCGCAGGACATCCTGCTGGCCCTGGGCACCCTCGCCGCCGGGCTGTTCGGCCTGCGCCTGCTCAAGCGCTGGCTGGCCGACGAGCTGCTGCCGGAAACCAACATGGACGCCGGCATGCGCGCCTCGCTGGTGACCCTGGTGGGTTACATCGGCATGGTCATCCTGGTGTTGCTGGTGCTCTCGGCGCTGCGCATCAACCTCACCAGCCTGACCTGGGTGGTCAGCGCCCTGTCGGTGGGCATCGGTTTCGGCCTGCAGGCCATCGTGCAGAACTTCATCTCCGGCCTGATCCTGCTCACCGAACGCCCGGTGAAGGTCGGCGACTGGGTCAGCCTGACCGGCGGCGTGGAGGGCGACATCCGGCGGATCAACGTGCGCGCCACGGAAATCCAGATGTCCGACCAGTCCACGGTGATCGTGCCCAACTCGCAGTTCATCTCGCAGAACGTGCGCAACGTGACCATGGGCAGCGCTCTGGGCGTGGTCGGCATCAACCTCACGCTGCCGCTGGACACCGACGTGCAGAGGGTCCGCGAGCTGATGCTCAAGGCCTATACCGAACACGAGAACATCGTCGAGACGCCCGCCCCGTCGGTGACCTTCAAGGACCTGAGCGCCACCGGGCTGACCCTGGCGGCTTCGGGCAACGTCAGCAGCCCGCGCGCGGTGTATTCGACCAAGAGCGACCTGCTGTTCACCATCTTCAGCGGCCTGCGCGAGGCCGGCATCAGCCTGAGCACGCCGCAGAACCTCATCCTGCAGCGGCCGCAGGTGGCGCGCACCGAGGACACGGCAGCACCGCAAGTCGGCGATGACGCCGGGGCGAATCCAGCGCCGTAG
- a CDS encoding histone deacetylase family protein, with amino-acid sequence MLTVYSDDHRLHFGQSELVDGKLQPCFEMPSRADTVLARVKSQNLGEIIAPKDFGLDPILRTHNTRYVEFLKGAWARWAAEGHTGDLVSTTFPGRRLRRDGPIPTALMGELGHYSFDTEAPITAGTWQAVYSSAQVALTAQDHMRQGANMAFGLCRPPGHHAGSDFMGGYCFLNNAAIVSQAFLDQGAKRVAILDVDYHHGNGTQDIFYRRNDVLFASIHGDPLVEYPYFLGHADEHGEGAGEGYNHNYPLAHGTGWDGWSAALEDACRKISAYAPDAVVVSLGVDTYKDDPISQFKLDSPDYLKMGARIAAMGIPTLFIMEGGYAVEAIGVNAVNVLQGYEGAAR; translated from the coding sequence ATGCTTACCGTGTACAGCGATGATCACCGCCTGCATTTCGGCCAGTCCGAACTGGTCGATGGCAAACTCCAGCCCTGCTTCGAAATGCCCAGCCGCGCGGACACCGTGCTGGCCCGCGTGAAGTCGCAGAACCTGGGCGAGATCATCGCCCCGAAGGACTTCGGCCTCGATCCGATCCTGCGCACGCACAACACCCGCTACGTCGAATTCCTCAAGGGCGCCTGGGCCCGCTGGGCGGCCGAAGGCCACACCGGCGACCTGGTTTCCACCACGTTCCCGGGTCGCCGCCTGCGCCGTGACGGCCCCATCCCGACCGCCCTGATGGGTGAGCTGGGCCATTACAGCTTCGACACCGAGGCGCCGATCACCGCCGGCACCTGGCAGGCCGTGTACAGCTCGGCCCAGGTCGCGCTGACTGCCCAGGACCACATGCGCCAGGGCGCCAACATGGCCTTCGGCCTGTGCCGTCCGCCGGGCCACCACGCCGGCAGCGACTTCATGGGCGGCTACTGCTTCCTGAACAACGCCGCCATCGTCAGCCAGGCCTTCCTCGACCAGGGCGCCAAGCGCGTGGCCATCCTCGACGTGGACTACCACCACGGCAACGGCACCCAGGATATCTTCTACCGCCGCAACGACGTGCTGTTCGCCTCGATCCACGGCGACCCGCTGGTGGAGTACCCGTACTTCCTCGGCCACGCCGACGAACATGGCGAAGGCGCCGGCGAAGGCTACAACCACAACTACCCGCTGGCCCACGGCACCGGCTGGGATGGCTGGTCCGCCGCGCTGGAAGATGCCTGCCGGAAGATTTCCGCCTACGCGCCGGACGCGGTGGTTGTCTCCCTGGGTGTGGATACGTATAAGGACGACCCGATTTCGCAGTTCAAGCTGGACAGCCCGGACTACCTGAAGATGGGCGCGCGCATCGCCGCCATGGGCATTCCGACCCTGTTCATCATGGAGGGCGGTTACGCGGTGGAGGCCATCGGTGTCAACGCGGTGAACGTGCTGCAGGGCTACGAAGGCGCTGCACGCTGA
- a CDS encoding extracellular solute-binding protein has translation MNKKTALRGLLAAATLVTASVASAEPQVRIYNWFDYIGPDTLKGFQGETGIKPQYDVYDSNEVLEAKLLSGHSGYDVVVPSDSFLPNYLKAGVFQPLDKSKLPNWKNLNPALLKVLESKDPGNQYVMPYMWGTNGIAYNVDKVKAVLGDNAPVDSWDLVFKPENLAKLKSCGVAFLDSPTEVIPQVLHYLGLSPNSRNPDDYKKAEELLARLRPNITYFSSSKFVTDLANGDVCVALAWSGGAMQAANRAKEAGNGIHIEYRIPKEGAAAWFDVLAIPKDSKNVEQAHAFLNYLLRPEVVAPISDYVAYANPNQAADVLISKDLHDNPNVYPPADVQAKLYSVEMLPPKLERIRTRTWTQVKSGK, from the coding sequence ATGAACAAGAAAACCGCGCTGCGCGGCCTGCTCGCCGCCGCCACTCTCGTCACGGCCAGCGTTGCCAGCGCCGAGCCGCAAGTGCGCATCTACAACTGGTTCGACTACATCGGCCCGGACACCCTCAAGGGCTTCCAGGGCGAGACCGGCATCAAGCCGCAATACGACGTCTACGACAGCAACGAAGTGCTGGAAGCCAAGCTGCTGTCCGGCCATTCGGGCTATGACGTGGTCGTGCCCAGCGACAGCTTCCTCCCCAACTACCTCAAGGCCGGCGTGTTCCAGCCCCTGGACAAGAGCAAGCTGCCGAACTGGAAGAACCTCAACCCGGCGCTGCTCAAGGTGCTGGAGAGCAAGGACCCGGGCAACCAGTACGTGATGCCCTACATGTGGGGCACCAACGGCATCGCCTACAACGTCGACAAGGTCAAGGCGGTGCTCGGCGACAACGCGCCGGTGGACTCCTGGGACCTGGTGTTCAAGCCGGAGAACCTCGCCAAGCTCAAATCCTGTGGCGTGGCCTTCCTCGACTCGCCCACCGAGGTGATCCCGCAGGTCCTGCATTACCTGGGCCTGTCGCCCAACAGCCGCAACCCGGACGACTACAAGAAGGCCGAGGAACTGCTGGCCAGGCTGCGCCCGAACATCACCTACTTCAGCTCCTCGAAGTTCGTCACCGACCTGGCCAATGGCGACGTCTGCGTGGCCCTGGCCTGGTCCGGCGGCGCCATGCAGGCGGCCAACCGCGCCAAGGAAGCGGGCAACGGCATCCACATCGAATACCGCATTCCCAAGGAAGGCGCCGCCGCCTGGTTCGACGTGCTGGCGATTCCGAAGGACTCGAAGAACGTCGAGCAGGCCCACGCCTTCCTCAACTACCTGCTGCGCCCGGAAGTGGTCGCGCCGATCTCCGACTACGTTGCCTACGCCAACCCCAACCAGGCGGCGGACGTGCTGATCTCCAAGGACCTGCACGACAACCCCAACGTCTACCCGCCGGCGGACGTGCAGGCCAAGCTGTACTCGGTGGAGATGCTGCCGCCGAAGCTGGAGCGCATCCGCACCCGCACCTGGACCCAGGTGAAATCCGGGAAGTGA
- a CDS encoding DMT family transporter → MNSHSNIVERKGADAFAIQVMTGLCVIWGIQQVVVKLAAPDIAPIMQAFGRNLVAAVVVGLLMCWRGGWEGFLRQGTLKGGLLAGVLFAAEFFFIAQGLVYTSASHMAVFIYTAPIFSALALHFLLPSERLRPLQWLGIGVCFAGIALCFGGGFDLASMDSRMLLGDAFGVLAGFSWGMTTVAVRTTRLSEAKPILTLFYQLLIAALLLPFAALALGKTGDVSFTAIGVGSVLFQGLVVSFFSYFTWFWLLRRYLASNLAVFSFMTPMFGIAFGVLILGEPLTLNFVAGAVLVLAGITLVSSEQWIRRMLRR, encoded by the coding sequence ATGAACTCCCACAGCAACATCGTCGAGCGCAAGGGCGCCGACGCCTTCGCCATCCAGGTCATGACCGGCCTGTGCGTCATCTGGGGCATCCAGCAAGTGGTGGTGAAGCTGGCCGCGCCGGACATCGCGCCGATCATGCAGGCCTTCGGTCGCAACCTGGTGGCCGCCGTGGTGGTGGGGCTGCTGATGTGCTGGCGCGGCGGCTGGGAAGGCTTCCTGCGCCAGGGCACGCTCAAGGGCGGGCTGCTGGCGGGCGTGCTGTTCGCCGCCGAGTTCTTCTTCATCGCCCAGGGGCTGGTCTACACCTCGGCCTCGCACATGGCCGTGTTCATCTACACGGCGCCGATCTTCTCCGCGCTGGCGTTGCACTTCCTGCTGCCCAGCGAGCGCCTGCGGCCGCTGCAGTGGCTTGGCATCGGCGTGTGCTTCGCGGGGATCGCCCTGTGCTTCGGCGGTGGCTTCGACCTCGCCAGCATGGACAGCCGCATGCTGCTGGGCGATGCCTTCGGCGTGCTGGCCGGGTTCTCCTGGGGCATGACTACGGTCGCGGTGCGCACCACCCGGCTGTCCGAGGCGAAACCGATCCTGACGCTGTTCTACCAGCTGCTGATCGCCGCGCTGCTGTTGCCCTTCGCCGCCCTGGCGCTGGGCAAGACAGGCGACGTGAGCTTCACCGCCATCGGCGTGGGCAGCGTGCTGTTCCAGGGGCTGGTGGTGTCGTTCTTCAGCTACTTCACCTGGTTCTGGCTGCTGCGCCGCTACCTGGCATCGAACCTCGCGGTGTTTTCCTTCATGACGCCGATGTTCGGCATCGCCTTCGGCGTGCTGATTCTCGGCGAGCCGCTGACCCTGAACTTCGTCGCCGGCGCCGTGCTGGTGCTGGCGGGCATCACCCTGGTGAGCAGCGAACAGTGGATCCGGCGGATGCTTCGCCGCTGA
- a CDS encoding PA1414 family protein produces the protein MKVWLQSVAWKLGVALGLIEPPRLQPIPIRSDEQRRLMEQRRRY, from the coding sequence ATGAAAGTCTGGCTGCAAAGCGTTGCGTGGAAACTCGGTGTCGCGCTCGGCCTGATCGAGCCTCCACGTCTGCAACCCATCCCCATCCGCAGCGACGAACAGCGTCGCCTGATGGAGCAACGCCGGCGCTACTGA
- a CDS encoding MBL fold metallo-hydrolase — translation MKIVTRDRWFEVRHCYDGVSLIHEPYVRPFYRCNMWHIQGRERDVLVDSGSGLVSLREQLPWLTDRPLLAVASHTHFDHIAGHHEFDERLVHPAEADILARPDGERTLATAFVGDEMFDAHPDCPLCYAEYRVKAAPATRTIEEGDVLDLGDRTLQVLHTPGHSPGGISLWEEKTQTLFSGDIIYDGPLIEDAYHSNLDDYATSLARLRALPVRTVHGGHFPSFSGERLKTMIDDWFKAHE, via the coding sequence ATGAAGATCGTCACCCGCGACCGCTGGTTCGAAGTCCGACACTGCTACGACGGCGTCAGCCTGATCCACGAGCCCTACGTCCGCCCCTTCTACCGCTGCAACATGTGGCACATCCAGGGCCGCGAGCGCGACGTGCTGGTGGACAGCGGCTCGGGGCTGGTCAGCCTGCGCGAACAGTTGCCCTGGCTCACCGACCGCCCGCTGCTGGCGGTGGCCAGCCACACCCACTTCGACCACATCGCCGGCCACCACGAGTTCGACGAGCGCCTGGTGCACCCGGCCGAAGCCGACATCCTCGCCCGCCCCGACGGCGAGCGCACCCTGGCCACGGCCTTCGTCGGCGACGAGATGTTCGACGCCCATCCGGACTGCCCGCTGTGCTACGCCGAATACCGCGTCAAGGCCGCGCCGGCGACCCGCACCATCGAGGAAGGCGACGTGCTCGACCTGGGCGACCGCACCCTGCAGGTGCTGCACACCCCCGGCCATTCGCCGGGCGGCATCAGCCTGTGGGAAGAGAAGACGCAGACGCTGTTCTCCGGCGACATCATCTACGACGGCCCGCTGATCGAGGATGCCTACCACTCCAATCTCGACGACTACGCCACCAGCCTGGCGCGCCTGCGCGCGCTGCCGGTGCGTACCGTGCACGGCGGGCATTTCCCGAGCTTTTCCGGGGAGCGGCTGAAAACCATGATCGACGACTGGTTCAAGGCCCACGAATGA
- a CDS encoding 5-guanidino-2-oxopentanoate decarboxylase, producing MTTCGEFLVKQLEAWGVDTVFGIPGVHTVELYRGLPHSGIRHITPRHEQGAGFMADGYARVTGKPGTCFIITGPGMTNILTAMGQAYADSIPMLVISSVNERSRLAHGNGYLHELPNQRAMVAGVSAFSHTLMSVEELPAVLARAFAVFDSERPRPVHIELPLDIITAPADHLQVLPRVQLARPAPARSPLHEAAAKLAKAQKPLLLLGGGCVAAQAEARALAIALDAPTAQTINAKGLLQPDHPLLVGSNQSLVPVRELALEADVVLAIGTELGETDYDVVFDGNFKIGGELIRIDIDPQQLMRNFAPSIAIQADARTAMRALLELLPAREADAASPGAQRAAKVRAQLAEDFSGWAHYRTLFDTILDVLPDARFVGDSTQTVYSGNHLVELDGGRRWFNASTGYGTLGYGLPAAIGAKLGEPGRPVISLMGDGGLQFTMTELASAVEAKVGIIVLLWNNYGYGEIKRYMERRDITPLGVDIYTPDFLAIARGFGCAAERARDHAHLQELLRTAPSDRPLIVEVMEAAPFAP from the coding sequence ATGACCACCTGCGGCGAATTCCTCGTCAAGCAACTCGAAGCCTGGGGCGTCGATACCGTCTTCGGCATCCCCGGCGTACACACCGTCGAGCTGTACCGCGGCCTGCCCCACAGCGGCATCCGCCACATCACCCCGCGCCACGAACAGGGCGCCGGCTTCATGGCCGACGGCTACGCGCGTGTCACCGGCAAGCCGGGCACCTGCTTCATCATCACCGGCCCGGGCATGACCAACATCCTCACCGCCATGGGCCAGGCCTACGCCGACTCCATCCCCATGCTGGTGATCTCCAGCGTCAACGAGCGCTCGCGCCTGGCCCACGGCAACGGCTACCTGCACGAGCTGCCCAACCAGCGCGCCATGGTCGCCGGCGTCAGCGCCTTCAGCCACACCCTGATGAGCGTCGAGGAACTGCCGGCCGTGCTGGCCCGCGCCTTCGCCGTGTTCGACAGCGAGCGCCCGCGCCCCGTGCACATCGAGCTGCCGCTGGACATCATCACCGCCCCGGCCGACCACCTGCAGGTGCTGCCGCGCGTACAGCTGGCCCGCCCTGCCCCGGCCCGCTCGCCGCTGCACGAAGCCGCCGCCAAGCTGGCCAAGGCACAGAAGCCGCTGCTGCTGCTCGGTGGCGGCTGCGTCGCCGCCCAGGCCGAAGCCCGCGCGCTGGCCATTGCCCTGGACGCGCCGACCGCGCAGACCATCAACGCCAAGGGCCTCCTGCAACCGGACCATCCGCTGCTGGTCGGCAGCAACCAGTCGCTGGTTCCGGTCCGTGAACTGGCGCTGGAAGCCGACGTGGTACTGGCCATCGGCACCGAGCTGGGCGAAACCGACTACGACGTGGTGTTCGACGGCAACTTCAAGATCGGCGGCGAGCTGATCCGCATCGACATCGACCCGCAGCAGCTGATGCGCAATTTCGCCCCGAGCATCGCCATCCAGGCCGACGCCCGCACCGCCATGCGCGCCCTGCTGGAACTGCTGCCGGCCCGCGAGGCCGACGCCGCCAGCCCCGGCGCCCAGCGCGCGGCCAAGGTGCGTGCGCAGCTGGCCGAGGACTTCAGCGGCTGGGCGCACTACCGCACCCTGTTCGACACCATCCTCGACGTGCTGCCCGATGCCCGCTTCGTCGGCGACTCGACCCAGACCGTCTACAGCGGCAACCACCTGGTAGAGCTGGACGGCGGCCGCCGCTGGTTCAACGCCTCCACCGGCTACGGCACCCTGGGCTACGGCCTGCCGGCGGCCATCGGCGCCAAGCTCGGCGAGCCGGGCCGCCCGGTGATCAGCCTGATGGGCGATGGCGGCCTGCAGTTCACCATGACCGAACTGGCCAGCGCCGTGGAAGCCAAGGTCGGCATCATCGTCCTGCTGTGGAACAACTACGGCTACGGCGAGATCAAGCGCTACATGGAACGCCGCGACATCACCCCGCTGGGCGTGGATATCTACACCCCGGACTTCCTCGCCATCGCCCGCGGCTTCGGCTGCGCCGCCGAACGCGCCCGCGATCACGCTCACCTGCAGGAACTGCTGCGCACCGCGCCGAGCGACCGCCCGCTGATCGTGGAAGTGATGGAAGCGGCGCCGTTCGCGCCGTAA